In Myotis daubentonii chromosome 11, mMyoDau2.1, whole genome shotgun sequence, the genomic window CCCATCTCAACCCTCATCAGTCCTCTGGCTTATCAGCACATACCTGTCCACTGTGGCTGGGGCCATGGCCCTGTGAGCAAGATGTGGTCTGAGCCCATGGCTGAACATCCCTTTGTTTTCACTCGCCTGGCGGTAGGTGCTCCAGAAAATCCCACTCAGAAGGATCACAAATCCCAGAGGCAGAAGCAAATAGGCCAGGATGAGGTTCCACCGGCAGCTGAACGTGGAGCCTGAGGAGATGAAGAAGGCCCCCAGGCAGATGATCAGAAAGCCTGTCAGAAGGGCAAGGGCACAGAGGACTGCACCGGTTCTGTTCCGCATCCCTGCTTCTTGGGAACCCGGCTCCCTGACCCg contains:
- the TMEM252 gene encoding transmembrane protein 252: MRNRTGAVLCALALLTGFLIICLGAFFISSGSTFSCRWNLILAYLLLPLGFVILLSGIFWSTYRQASENKGMFSHGLRPHLAHRAMAPATVDRPDFYPPAYEESLDAGKQTCPAEGEAVDIPPPLYTEMDLGFEVESGAHQEAPPSYAESVVDGVVAATPWKDAQTQSREC